One segment of Megachile rotundata isolate GNS110a chromosome 6, iyMegRotu1, whole genome shotgun sequence DNA contains the following:
- the SrpRbeta gene encoding signal recognition particle receptor beta, whose amino-acid sequence MEKYVKRLTGHNVDSQLMGILAAVIAIILTLVLFAIWRKKRSVGNSILLTGLSDAGKTLIYARLLCSKFVKTHTSVKENVGDILVNNRFLKIVDIPGHERLRYKYFDQFKLSAKGLVYVIDSVTFQKDIRDVAEFLYNLLSDPVIQKKPVLILCNKQDQTMAKGSVVIKALLEKEMNLLRMTKTSQLEATDASSTNFFLGKQGKDFEFSLLDTSIEFAECSAFNKDPDTSADIDQLNSWLKRIA is encoded by the exons ATGGAAAAATATGTAAAGCGACTCACGGGTCACAATGTGGATTCACAATTGATGGGCATATTAGCTGCTGTAATTGCGATAATACTGACCTTAG TTTTGTTTGCCATATGGCGCAAGAAAAGATCCGTGGGAAACAGTATACTATTAACTGGTCTCAGTGATGCTGGTAAAACACTGATATATGCACGCCTACTGTGttctaaatttgttaaaacacaCACGTCTGTAAAAGAAAATGTAGGGGATATTCTGGTCAATAAT CGCTTCCTGAAGATTGTTGATATACCTGGTCATGAACGTTTGCGCTACAAATATTTTGATCAGTTTAAATTATCTGCAAAAGGACTTGTCTATGTGATTGACTCTGTGACTTTCCAAAAGGACATCCGAGATGTAGCAGA gtttttatataatttattgtctGATCCTGTTATACAGAAGAAGCCTGTGCTTATTTTATGCAACAAACAAGATCAAACTATGGCAAAAGGTTCTGTTGTCATAAAAGCtttattagaaaaagaaatgaatttattacGTATGACAAAAACAAGTCAACTAGAGGCTACAGATGCATCATCAACAAATTTCTTTCTTGGAAAACAGGGAAAAGATTTTGAATTTTCCCTCTTAGATACAAGCATTGAATTTGCAGAGTGCAGTGCATTTAACAAAGACCCCGACACTTCTGCTGATATCGACCAATTGAACAGTTGGTTAAAGAGAATTGcataa